From the genome of Vigna radiata var. radiata cultivar VC1973A unplaced genomic scaffold, Vradiata_ver6 scaffold_100, whole genome shotgun sequence:
CATACATGAATCTCACCATTTCAcaagtttatgaaaatttaaatgcaacaaTAGTGCAtccatcacacacacacacaaataacATAAATACTCTAACAATCATATCATCAACACACTTATAAGATATAGTAACCTTTCTAATAAAGCTTTCTTCATTTTGATGTTCCTCGCTTgagttaaaatatatgttttgttcaaggaaaaggaaaattgaTCCTTCCGAATTTTGTAgtagtttttttcttaaattctaTAATCTTATGATTGCTAAGATAAGTGAAGTTTCTGAATCAACAGATAAATGGTGttacttatttttatctatgtGAAATGaaggagagaagaaaataaattgccCCGATTTAAAGTAACTATAACTTCAAGAAATATACgacataattttcattttctaaactCTACATAGAACCATTCCTTTACATCTATCTTATGAACAAACACATCAAGctgataaaaaaatgaacaagGACATCAAGTAgtcaatttaaatttcaaacatGAGACCTCAACTTATTCTCataagaaaacaacaaataatgCAAATGCACTTTTTGTTGAGCATGAGAGTGGCTTTTGTATAAAACCTTTTTAACCTAGTAAGTTGAAATCCCAATGTCGTTGATGATCCAGCcgctttattatcaaatataagtccaacaatgattttttattcatattatgtAAATCTAAATTTGGGGAAAATGATGCTTTCTACATCTCCACCTTCAACTTTCTTATTGGTTACTTTGTAGTTAGGTTATCAAGAATCTTGTActgttttttttctattgaattCCATATTCTTTTGTATGGGAAGATCATATGCCAGTTCCTTCAATACAAAGATGAGGCACAGATGAAAGCATCAAGTTTCAACTAAATCTTATACTTCCGCTTTTGGATGTTTAGAGATCCTTTTTCATTCACTGAACTCTTTAGGCAATAAGGATTATATTTCCACCATGAATATGTCAATTTGTTTCAATGTATTTGGGAATGAAGTGTTGCAACTCATGCAAGGGAAGCACTTAAAAACATTGGTGTAGCCAGACACAACTTGAATAAGCAACATAAGCTACTCAACAATTTTACAGAAACATTGTATTTCCTTGAAAATTTGGTTTGTAATAAAGTCTACTGACATCAAGTAATCCATGTAGCTAATCTTGACAGCACATAATGGTAGAGTTTAggataaaatgaaaagtttcAAATGATTATCAGTAATTCATTCATTCAGCATTAGACACATGATTTGGGAGTTGTATTATTTGGATATACAACTCATATTCATGATGTGGCCAAAAGTTACAACTTAGTGTTGATGGTTGAGAACTATGCAAAAGGTTTTGTCATGGCAGATTTATCTCAAGGACCGAACAACAGTCCCAAGCCAATCATCAGGGATGCTGCCTCTCAGATCTCCATTTAATGCCCTTAATGAGTGGCTTGTAGCTGCCTGAAATTCCAGCCAAAGGTTTCAACATTAGTAGCTCTGACATAAAACACAAACAGATCATATCTAACAAACATTACCTTAACAATGTAGACATCAATTCCATGTTTTGCTATCATTGCAGCTTCTGATATCTTTGTTTTCATCCCACCGGTTGTATCATGAGCAGAAACTGCCAGTTCAACTGTAGAGAACACATGCCAGGAAAATGCATTCTATATATTTCAGCTCAATTTAAGCCCTCAGAAGAAATAATCAGAAAGAAAGGAGGAATAACTAAGTCATTGTGAATGTCTAAAATTCTTCTTGGAACAGTTACTGGACTAATAATTTCAGAAATTGCCCCACAGCAAAATTTGTCAGACCAAATAatagaagagaatgaaaaatgaatattgATTTGCCAAGTCTGCTCACTTGAGTTCTGCAACTTCGGTTTTACAACTGACCAGCTTCCATCATCAGCAACAGCTGTTACAACAGTTGAAAATGTTCTTATAACCCAATCATGAAGATATTAGACCATATTCAAGATCATATACACAACAAATGCTTACCAATCTCCTTTAAGAGTATTGCACCAGGTTCTGTTGGAGGGCGATCATATACCCCATATACATCTGTCTTTGAGTCATATTTAATGGAAAACATTCATGTAAAgtcttcaaaaatataatatatatatatatatatatatatatatatatatatatatatatatactaatatgGGGATTTGCATTGAGAGGAGATTAAAACATACAGCCCTTTGTGATAGCTAAACTGCTCTCAGCCATTTGGAGTATTACAAATGTGgtgagaaatgaaaataaaaagttgaggTTCTTATTAGCAATATACTCAAGATATTCATCATTTGGAGATATGAATGGAACTCTATATCATACACTAACTAGAAAACTATTTGGTATGGTATGCTCAGAAAGAGCTTATATCTgttgaaattaaagaataaaaattgtagCAAATGATTTATAAAGGATACCAGAAAAACAACATATTTAGGTTTTGAGTACGCTGCCAGATGACTTATGATAACATCTCCACTCAAAATAGTGCATCCCTGAAAACAACCTAACTTAAAATGCCATCTCCATTGATAGTGAAATAATGAACAACAAAACTGAATACACTTGGTCTCTACCTGAATCTCATCAAGCACTGCATCTCCGTGCAGAACCTAGAGAAATATACCGAGGTCAATGTTATTCAAACggaaaaaatagaagaaaaacaattacaagATTTAGAACCCTCAAAGTaagattcaaaagaaaaaagatagcAGTAAAACTTTATATccagattttaaaattctacATATATAGAACtacttttttctatttcattaaaTGCTTTATATAACAATTCATTGGCTTTTGGCATTGCATAAAGAATAATATCGTACTCAAGAAAGGAGTCCATTGTTGGGAACTATGAACCATTTTGGATTAGCTTCTAGCTTATGGGTAATTCATTTCTGGGATACAAGATAACTCCTGGAAGTTCATTGTGCTTATGAAAAAGATGAGgaagtttttgaaaaaagtgcataagttgattttaatttatgcaaaatgtttgatttattttatcttctgtaAGTGCTTTCTAAGAAGATTATCCAAACTGAATCTATATTTTCAGATGGAACTACCCATCCCCCAACAAGCAATGTATCAACTGGTATAACATATAGTAGGGCTCCACGGATCCAACATCATAATCTTACAGTTACTTTCACATTTTAAGTAATAccaatgatttttataaaagatatttaaaaacaacaaaagaacaTCTATATGCGACAATGAGGAAAGGTTAAAAGggtagaaaaatgtttaaaagctTTAAAGCAGTGAAATAAATTTAGCATTCGCTCTTACAGGTGTAAAACCAGAATCAATTGCCTTAGCCACTGAAGATAAATCAGCTGAAGATATCTGCACATTTTGAAAACGAAGTTAGATcagtaacatattttattatctgAGAATGAAGACAAACAAGTCTACAATTTATTATGTTGATGAGTATGATCTGGAAAATATTCTGTTAAAAGTTTGCTAACATGTCTCTCACTGGTTAACCATCCACATGAGAAAGGTGATATTCCAATTGAAGGAATGCCCTCTGCACAGAGAAACAAATATCTTTTAGAATGAATTTCATTACTTTACAAAGAACATAAAGCCAATAAAGGGGATGAAACAGAATAAATGATAGCACCGGGGTATTAAGATTGGGTAATAATTATTGTTGGAGATTCCACATTGACTACAAATAtgatcaaattaataatatataggtgggtgcaaatctcaccttactaagtcaattttgtgatgttaagtaatgtttaaaatccactttcattttttaagaTAAGTTAAGcttaatttccattttcttaaGATTAGATCAATGTTCATCCAAGTCAAGTTTGTTAAGCCAATCATGTCACCCGCTGTTACGTTTCTCCCCTAGTCCCATGCTTGAGATGTCCAATCCTAAGCCTGAGGGAATGTGCTGAAGATTCTATATCAACTAGAgatataactaaatttaaatgaatacaAACTTCACCTTTATTAAGTCAGTTTGTGaagttgagttagatttaaattttattttctcaagaATTATCAATGCTCATGGCATACACAACTTttcaattacaaatataaacCTCTTTCAATAGATGAATAAGTATATGCACCCCCAGTTAAGGCGGAGGTGCATATCAGTGGGTTATCAGTGTTCTAATAATTGTAAAGCCAAAAAAGTGCTCATAGAGATGCAAAATTTCATATTGACTTTTAGTTGCAGAAGTTTAACTCTGTTCACCTTGCAGATTTTGTAAAAGCATAGATTAACATTTACTGGAGAGTTTATGCTTCTGCATTCCATTAAGTTGGAGGCAAGGAGAGTATCAAGCAGCCCAAAATAATTAAGCCAGGAAGATGTCACATTAGTAAAATCAGAATAGCATCCAAACATGAACAGAAGACTGGAGAAGATCGACAACAATCATGTGAGCCAAATCCCAATGACTGAAAACTTGAAATTTACATCATGTTACCATGATAACATTGAGTACCTTACAGATGATAAACTACATTATGAATCTAAAGGCATATAGGTTTGACACAAAAGATAAATGCCCAATGCTCTGATATAAGAAGAATGTGTGGTCATATATACATAACAATAATTGCAAAACTACCTCTGGCTAGTGCTCTAACAATTTCCAGATTAAGAGTGGTTACCtgaaattaaaagtaaacaGAATGATAAGAACAGAGACAATTCTCATTctgaaattaatttgtatataaacagtttattaatattaaaaatagatgTTCTCATAATAACCAAGGATTATGAAAAATTCAGACCAAacatatataagtaaaaataaaaataaaaacaattaaattatcaaaacacTCCAGTGATACCACTTGGCCAATTTCttctaatatataaaatatggcACTGATGGAGACCCAATCTTTCTTTCTTACATTGTGGTATGCGAGACTACACCAACCAATCATCCCTTCAGTGATATCTAACTTGATTAATCTCCTCAATTCATAAGAAATATATCTACTGCTTACAATCTAAACTTTGATAATTATGGTAGAccctaaaaatatattcatcatAAACCATATTCTAGATTATGTCAGACATCATGCCACCAATCAAATTCTCCctttttaaaatagaaactgTCATCTCCACATGTTAGATTCAGAATGCTTCTTTCTCAGGATTGGTAAATTTTGAGGGCCAGAGCttcaatttttaacaaaatgttCAATGATTTATGCAATAATAGTACAATTCTACAATTTTGACATCCGTTGTAACATTAATGGCAAATCACTTCATAAATCATTATGGTTACAGATTAGAACTTATAAGATCCCCCAAAAATAACTAGAAAGAGCTTATCATCTACATTTAGACTAAATTGGAAGCAAAGAATTTCGAGTTTTCACTGTCAAATATAGGACTGGGTTTTTTATTATCTACTTGGATAGACAAGAAGTTATTTAGCAGGTGCTAGGTACATTGATATAACACTGTAAATGTCATACTTGTCTTGACAACCTCAACAATTACAACTGCGGATATCTTGCCATCAATTACTTACAGATATTCGGGTAGCAACAAAGCCTCCTTTGACAAGAGGTTTATTCAACGGCCCCTTGTGAACACCAGATTTGCTAGCTTGGAAGTGCCCAAAAGAACCTGAGATAATCACCGGTTTGAAGACAAAATATAGTTGGAGATAATCACCGGTTTGAAGACAAAATATAGTTGGAAGACCGATGTAATGTTAGTATATGcgatatcaaaatattaaaaaaaaaacattaattttccTAACATTTCtagtgtttaattttcatgcgCTATCAACATGCCATCAACCAATTGAAAATCATCCCCAAGTATGACATTTAAAgtagttaatataaaaatcaacaaaCTTAGTTTTATATGATTACATGATGGTGTAAAATGCCTTTATATTGTCTGTGTATTCACTGTTCTAGttgaattcttatttttattattattactactaaAAAAAGTCTACTCAAAacgaagagaaaaagaaaaggaactcAAGGAACCTGCTCCATGAACCACAATGAAAGGGCTACATTCCATGGCAGAATGATCTCCAAATTCTTCCGGGTTGCAACAGATTTCTGACCCTCCAAGTCTCTTGCTCCAATCCATCCCGGGAGGCTTCTCAGAAGATCCAATCATAGCTTGCCTCAGCTGTTCTGAAACCTTCTGGAGAACCTCCTCATTTATCATCTCGAATTCATTTTTGCAAGTAACCGCTGCTCCTCCTGAATACCCCACCAAAAGCATTTACTTTGTTCACTGATTGAAAACCCTCAGAGTGAAGCACTCCATGTACAACACTAAAGGGTctcatccaatttttttttaagaacagaACAAACACTCTTCTAGGGTCTGTCTGTTTGGTCAATAAGAGACACCCCAGATGCTTATATGCAAGAGAAAATAAAGACTTTAACATGGAAGAGGGAAGCAGCATTGTAAAGCAACAATCTTTGGAAAGAAAATATGCAAATAATACAAAAGCCAAGAGAGTGTGATACCGAGTTTGACTATGCAACGGATTGATGGAGTGCAAGGAGAAAGGGGTGTTTGGCTCTGATTCTTGTTCTCCTCCATTCCCCTCCTCCGATTCTCAACACGCCAACTTCACCGATCAAAGATGTTTAATCTCGTGGAATCTATCCTCAATTTAACTATCTTTTCATGGTTTAacttcaattttagttttttacttttattttttaattttcaaagttaaataAATGGTTAATGCTGGGTTGATGAGTATCAAGaatagatttttaaaagacGATTAGATCTCTTCACAAGTTATATGTTtgaagaattattattattgttggtAAATGTTTGGAGAAAATATTAGTAGCTAAATAtcagtttatttttctttttaaaatatgtcatttttttctaaactaaaacatgttatattttttcaaccacttgatataaataataaataataaacatgtcagttaattaagttttaagtattttataaatttgtttatttttaattaagttttgactatattttttctacttaaaatttgtatatttttaattatactttaatctatttaattttttagcatagtgatataattattattttacttatttattttcacattaaaaaatgtgaaatatatttttttctttatcggATGAAgtgattatttgtttttaagaaatttaaattttcataaatgagttttattattctAACTATAAACACAtgtgtatatattaaaatcatttataataagGTTTTGTGAATGAGTATTATGACTTTAATTGAAAACGTGTTTATGTTAAAGTCATTCATATAGTTTTACATTTATTGTAAATCATACAGTCTTACATATTTTAACACGTGGAtatacttaattaataaaagaaattaaacaatgaaactcaattgaaaatcattttagtattcaatacataaaaaaagtttcataaaaactcaattatttaaattttgttattttaaaaatttatactaatattttctagagttgtcaaaacagGTAACCCGATTCGGCCCAACCTGatccaacccaccacgggttggtcacttagtgagtcaacccaacctaGCTCATCTAttgcgagtcagaaaaatttgaacccgaccAACCACAAGTTTGTGAGTAAAGAGGTTGGCTCACTAACTCacataaatacaatttttttaaaaataaaaaaaacattatacactttctataatttaaatctaaacaaatttcacttctaaatttcactcccagtatgtgtgtttaattaattttgaaaatagggaatttaaataattgtttcaagcaaaatataataattaatatttttttataaaattaaaaattaaattttaataaaataaaattatgtaggtgggttggtgggccaacccagtctaccacgggttcaacccgcatgacccgggtttaaatgagccgggttgaaatttgacccgcattaaaaaatacaattttttcaaacccaatcccACCCGAATCCATGGTAGGCCAGGTTGGCCCGCGGATTATGactcattttgacaactctaatcttttctaacaatttatttcgattacatttttcaattaattttatttagaatttgtAAGTATGTTCtaaattttgagaaattgaaatggatgaaagaaattataattttggcattaaaaaatatttttgtgtgaTAGAAAAGTatgttatcttttatcttttaatgtatatttaatatctcttttttttctaagatattaataaaactaataacatcccaaatttttaatatttttaacattattatagaattcatcacatatttaataaaattagaaaaggtAAATATAATGCATGCAATTAAGAATTACACATACACAAGAAAGGAAGATCCAACAAATCCTTTTACAATTAAGAATTAAGGTGTAGtaaaatatttgtcaaaaaaaatatatacatatattctcGTAAAGATATATACAaaccaacaaaaagaaaagaaatcctaaATTTAATCCTTTGTTCCATATTCACCATCTAATAGTTGATCCAAAGAAGACTCCTCATCTGCTCACATCATAAAGATGATCTTTGCAAACCAGAgaacaaacaaacacagaaatagaaaaaaagggTAAGTTAATGTTATCAAAGAGTACACATATAATCATTCACAAACATcaacttataatttaattatcaagAACTAACAATGTTCatacatatttaaccatttaatTCTAGACTGATCATTCgaatacatgtattgatatcgAACTATAGGGGCTCTTCTCCGAAGCTAGTGCAACAATAACTCCTTCCTTAACAACTACCACACTCTAAGGTTAAACCTTCAAGCATTTATGGCCAACAATGACTAATAATCTCTTGCTACTCTCCACGACATAATTATCCTACTTTTCTTAAGACTAAAAGTTATTGAGAGCGTGAAAATAACCCTTAATTACTAGCATCCTATATTAATACATATACTTATACGCAACCATCTTAAgaatttctccttgaaattcttATAACATCATATACATATCCCACACACACAAGTCATTACATATCCAATTTAAATCACAATTCATACATGAAATATCCATTTTACCTTCACTACAATGTCAATATAACAATGTAAACCTCCACACATATATCTCAACAAACATCCTTTAAAGAGTGTACCAAGAACAATTACATGAAACCTATATGccaaaataaagaatttaaagaccCTATAAGCAAGAGGAATGCCAAAAAGGAAATAACCAACCAAAGCACATGACGTTGAGCGGCACATCCGTGCCACTGAGCGTCATTTTTTCTCGCAAATTTGGTGCCTAAGTGCCACATGGGTACAACTGAACGCCAAACCTCGCGGCTTTTTGCCACTTGAGCGCCGTAAGACTACCACTAAGCGTCATACTAGAGTTTACAACATTACATAAATCAATCCAAATGGACTTCATACCTTCCTAATTGATCAAATTAATATCCTAGGCATgaaattaatttgaaagaagGTTTCTAACTCAAAAGGGATACCAACTTGATCACTTGTTCAAAGAATTTAGTTCATTTAATCAACTAACTACTCTAAATCCCCACTAAACTGATTTCAtacatttcaaacaaaatttttatgaACTAAGTGActaaattaatcttaatttacTCCAAAAAACACCAAAACCCAAGTTCCATCCCAAAACACATTCCTCTAGAATTTCACTTGTTGAAACCCCAATTTAGATCAAAAACCACTCCAAGACCTCCTTATTTACTTCTCCAAAATTTACAATAGCTTTTAACCCAATATATACTTAAACATAACCACTTAAGCGATAAAAAGCACTTAGCAGTCAATAGTTATTCACAATcctatttttctaatttcaaataACACAATCCTATCATGAAATTATTCAacaaattatatacatattttcttCATAACTCAATCAATCGTCTTAACTAAAGCACACCAATTCAGATTtacaattcatatatatatatatatatatatatatatatatatatatatatatatatataaagagagagaagaaagcttgaagagaagaagttggTGACATTGTTGATGAAAAAGCGCATAAAAACATAAGAAGAGTAGCAAcgagaaaaaagataaaaacataaagTTTTCTTACATCGTCTGACACTCAATATTTTTTGAGAGAAAAATCTTTGTAAAGAGATAAATACTTCAAATGTTACATATTGTATTTGAACACGTATCCTCTTGCTAAGACTCATTCATATGTACCTTGTAGAAAATCCATTCGCGGATTTGTTGTAATTTCCAAAGAGAACTCAAGTACTTGGTTATTCAGCTCAAGTTGAATTgaaagtttaaacaattttctaGGGTTAGATCCTAGAGAAGCTAAACTCTATCTAGTTAGGTTGACGGTGAAACCAGAAGTGGTACTAATACTCATTAAAACTAAGAATGGTGAGAATACTCGGTGAGATCTTGGAGAGGAAAAACTCGTGTAATCTTGGAAAAGATTAGTGGAACCCCTTAATAGTTCTTAAAGGAGAATTGGACGTAGCTTAGgttgagtgaaccaatataaaaatttgtggtGTATTGTTTCTCTATTCAATTGTTTTCCATTTGCTTATATTATTAAAACCTATTGTCTAATCATCTTCAAACTCTTGCACATTATCTTTGTAATTTGCGAAAAGATATTGAAAACATCATTCACCCCCCTTTCCCCACCTTTAGTGTTTTCCTTATAATTGATGTTATCTTATATTAGAAGGCGGTGTACTACATAATGAAAAGATCGTAAAATTCTGACCATATGATAGACAAACTAAGacaatgttatatattttagaaataacaCAACCAATTTCTGGTATGATCATCCATTTGTCCATATTAGCCTGTAAGGGTGACAAATAGGATGAAACATGTCCGTACCCATCCCCAACAAAGCAACAATGCATCTATAACCACAATTACCATTAGCAACGACATTAACAACATTGATAATATAAAGGTGACAAATAGGATGAAATTGATCTAACATGGATACTCTCCTTTATTGCACAAATTTAACcttaaatcacatttttttttcgtgACGAAGTTTCATGGATGGAATGCAATAAATCTATGTGCTCAAAATATTAGGATTCTCGCTTTGTAGACCTTTTAGATCGATGAACTTTTTACTCTTCCATGCAccctttgttttaaatttatgcaATGAAGGTACCATAAATGTGATAACAAGATAAACAACATCAAATAACTTCTATTTGATATTCACTTTTCCTACGATGTCAACTTCTTTGAAACATTCTTAAACTACATCAAGTTCACATTGAATTCATAACTTTGATTTCGATtcatttgataaattatttgaaaagcTCAATCTAGTCCATATGATATGAATTTCAGTCATTGGAGTCATCCTATGGTCATATCGTGCTAATTCACAAGCACATAGTAGAGCATATGTTCATCTCGAAATACATCCACAATTTTCACTATCAAATCTTATATGTTTTACTTGTTCAAAGTCCTCAACAATAAGTCTCAAACCATATCTTGATACACGTCCAACCAATCTTCTATATCTACTTCCCTTAAAAGAATTACTCATAACATTAAGACTTTTTCCAAATGACGTCTTTATCTTATTATGTTGCAAGATGATTAGGTTATGAATTGTAACCCAACACAAACAAAGGACTTCCATATTACTCCTCAATACTTTCTTGAGGCTCTAGTGAGCAAACCCAATCCTGATACAAATGAAATGAAcaatatcataattatataacaaaaacaactaaataaaataagattaaaacatACATGTTTGATGTTGTGTTTCATAAATGAATAACTTGGTTTATCTAAGTTGTTACAAAGTATGTCTTATACGGAATGATCCAAGACTCATctcatattcaaataataaaggCCGTGAAAAACAAACATGATGAGGTGATCAACATAGTCAGTAAACATTAACTCTTATTTACAATCCATGGCATTTTTCCATGCTTTAATCATGATATCCCATGCCTCAATAGGATTCactaaaattttcacattttttttaatgtggaAGCGACATAGGAGATCATAACATTCAAGGAATATAGTGTCAATGACATTCATCAAAGCTAGGCCTTTTTTGCTAACTATAACTAGTGGACCACCCTcatttattagaaataattCTCTAAGCCTTTCCAAAACCCAAGCGAAATTATTCTTCTGCTCACTTGATAAGAATCCAAAGACCACTGAGAAGGTCAACCCTGTAGATGTCACCCTATCCATCTCAAGTAATGGTAGTTgatatttattagttttgtaTGTCGTATCcagtaataaaaaaacattaaatgcattCACTAATTTAATTGCATCAGGGTGTGTCCAAAAGAGGTCACTTACAATCTTGGATTCATCGACTCATATACTCTAATGGATGTATTTATCACGATCTAACATCACTCTCAATTGTTGTAAGTATACATTgcattataaatttgtttgattgttGTGACATTacaatcattattttctttcagaatAAGTAGAATATCTACAACCTTCACTTGGCTCTTAGCTATATTAACAAGTAATGACTATTCGGATATAACCTTCAATACTTACCCCTCTCCATTAGCATTTGGCTTGTCCCTCAACTTAAAAGGACACTCGCTTTTTCTTGTGCCGTATATACTTGGCTTAATGCTAGGTTTGTATTTCCTATACTTTCCACCCATTTCACATCCTAACAAGACAAACATCTTTCTCTTGGGTTGACCAGTAGCTTGATCAGATCATATAGTCACGACAACAAACCGAAGATGAAAAGAAATCCCTTGAACCCATTCAATTAAGGCATCACGTGTGggaaaaatatgattaattgtaaaattatttgtataatcaCTCTCACATTTCATTgatgaaagaagagaaatttAACACGAACCTCGAATTTACTTGTGAATCCATCAAATTGAAGATATCTTCCATGTTACAATATAATCACCTATAAATAACATCACTACTATTGAATATGTCACCTCTTcgataataatacaaataataatacatgaacaaattattaaaaaaaaaaatcaacaaattaaa
Proteins encoded in this window:
- the LOC106755265 gene encoding uncharacterized protein LOC106755265, with protein sequence MEENKNQSQTPLSPCTPSIRCIVKLGGAAVTCKNEFEMINEEVLQKVSEQLRQAMIGSSEKPPGMDWSKRLGGSEICCNPEEFGDHSAMECSPFIVVHGAGSFGHFQASKSGVHKGPLNKPLVKGGFVATRISVTTLNLEIVRALAREGIPSIGISPFSCGWLTSERHISSADLSSVAKAIDSGFTPVLHGDAVLDEIQGCTILSGDVIISHLAAYSKPKYVVFLTDVYGVYDRPPTEPGAILLKEIAVADDGSWSVVKPKLQNSIELAVSAHDTTGGMKTKISEAAMIAKHGIDVYIVKAATSHSLRALNGDLRGSIPDDWLGTVVRSLR